A genome region from Sebastes umbrosus isolate fSebUmb1 chromosome 22, fSebUmb1.pri, whole genome shotgun sequence includes the following:
- the znf638 gene encoding zinc finger protein 638 isoform X4 — protein sequence MHQPIDQGTHFTSTQRDEFLSSGTGMASYPMSSSSASLGHRHSGVESASGGDGRFNAPSEREHDMQSIPRLGDFDYPVPDKPAAPTESSRPKYTSESASSVLLHFGLETEDLDYLISFPDDQITPANLPFILRQIRIEKAKRAATAVQSKPCPEPQPARSVSGMDSHSLSSSGGVRMHQVEMSSTVLQPSKVIDYGHTGKYTGGIRDEIGRTSGSRANCGGTMLLMDTYDSNRHSREPLQKTTTEVKSSAFGSSHDQVSSEPLKEPEADRQSTSNTQPPSTLCCGVDRSRPGLVVIGSDDASGTKDQIKTPGQGSTVTEQMKKQQTQQQQPMQKEQMQKDQMQKDQIQKDQMQKVQIQKDKMQKDQMQKDQIQKDQTQKQQMQKEQTQKDQMQKDQIQKDQTQKQQMQKDQTQKQQMQKDQMQKHQMQKQQMQKDPIQKDQIQKDQMQKQQMQKQQMQKDPIQKDQMQKQQMQKDQMQKQQMQKDQMQKQQKQKDQIQKDQMQKQQMQKGQMQKQPTQQQSKQQTQKQPTQPIGQAMRSLVCSVVKSFPPSITGATQRPGGPRSVILRPALRPAKDLPRVAMMHDYAGATPRIFPQNCSLCNITCVHMKEWVSHQNSRFHLESCKLLRKQYPEWDGEIALEPGAAGKDDEPSTSLQTYQQHQTVRHRCRSCSRSRSPSPRRHHGSEGRREKWRSRSRSPHSSRYTRTNTQPPSTLYRGLHRSRPDLMLIGSNDTSDTEYESETRGEVAEQMNKQQTQKEQMQQQSKQQRQPVLQMGWGASRSPVFSAAKSVPSASHIPSITVAVQHPGGPRLIVIPPALPQPVPDLMDLIHPTLPPSNRQPPAKVEVSKGFHSPPDCEITKYVPASPRTSDERRSPPRRTAETQLSPRRTAETRLSPKRSDPRRSPPRRSDNSRSPPRRTAEKRSPPRRSDPRRSLPRRLDERRSPPRRSDERRSPPRRTDERRSPPRRSVQLRSPQRKESSSAETLANKLLETSAVQSLSDQCGLEDLFKILAPALLAELDKMKSSSSSSSSSSSSPSSSSIGGKPSSSSTASSSSFSSKAKLSLQKSEASSSAKTKSGKSSPPTMVKLEGIHSSVSRNDVLAAVEHFGKTKSVLLFRSKLEAIVCFEKEEDAKKLKSVKSLDVKGVAIIVDREKSQVLQMFIRSPAAEDAEPMQVVEMGAEEIAEKTTTTEAVPRNSADKSSESRPPDSTVSASPHVQQSTSSEPASTTQRPETVTSVTTPLTVEECIKKHLRRDRTKFFERKSLSGETV from the exons ATGCATCAGCCCATAGACCAGGGCACTCACTTTACCAGCACTCAAAGGGATGAATTTCTTTCCTCAGGCACAGGGATGGCCTCCTACCCAATgtcctccagctctgcctctctAGGACATAGACACTCGGGTGTTGAGAGTGCAAGCGGTGGTGACGGTAGGTTTAATGCCCCCAGTGAAAGAGAACATGATATGCAGTCCATTCCAAGGTTGGGCGATTTTGACTATCCAGTGCCGGACAAACCTGCGGCCCCTACGGAGTCCAGTCGACCCAAGTACACCTCTGAATCAGCTTCTAGCGTCCTTCTACACTTTGGACTTGAAACAGAAGACTTGGACTATCTCATCTCCTTCCCTGACGACCAGATCACCCCTGCTAACCTGCCGTTCATCTTGCGGCAAATCCGGATTGAGAAGGCTAAGAGAGCTGCAACTGCAGTTCAGTCAAAACCCTGCCCCGAACCCCAACCCGCCAGAAGTGTGAGTGGAATGGACAGTCACAGTTTGAGTAGTTCTGGAGGGGTGAGGATGCACCAGGTGGAAATGTCATCAACTGTTCTCCAACCGAGTAAAGTGATTGACTATGGACATACTGGCAAATATACTGGAGGGATTAGGGATGAGATTGGAAGGACCAGTGGCAGTAGAGCTAACTGTGGTGGGACAATGCTGCTAATGGACACTTACGACAGTAACAGACACAGTCGAGAACCACTACAGAAAACTACAACAGAGGTGAAAAGCAGTGCCTTTGGTTCTTCACATGACCAGGTGAGTTCTGAACCTCTGAAAGAACCAGAGGCAGATCGCCAGTCAACGTCGAATACCCAACCACCCTCCACTCTATGCTGTGGTGTAGATCGCAGTCGACCTGGCCTTGTGGTCATTGGCAGTGATGACGCCAGTGGCACTAAGGATCAGATTAAAACTCCAGGACAAGGGTCAACTGTTACTGAGCAGATGAAAAAGCAgcagacacagcagcagcagcctatGCAGAAGGAACAGATGCAGAAGGACCAGATGCAGAAGGACCAGATACAGAAGGACCAGATGCAGAAGGTCCAGATACAGAAGGACAAGATGCAGAAGGACCAGATGCAGAAGGACCAGATACAGAAGGACCAGACACAGAAGCAGCAGATGCAGAAGGAACAGACGCAGAAGGACCAGATGCAGAAGGACCAGATACAGAAGGACCAGACACAGAAGCAGCAGATGCAGAAGGACCAGACACAGAAGCAGCAGATGCAGAAGGACCAGATGCAGAAGCACCAGATGCAGAAGCAGCAGATGCAGAAGGACCCGATTCAGAAGGACCAGATTCAGAAGGACCAGATGCAGAAACAGCAGATGCAGAAGCAGCAGATGCAGAAGGACCCGATTCAGAAGGACCAGATGCAGAAGCAACAGATGCAGAAGGACCAGATGCAGAAGCAACAGATGCAGAAGGACCAGatgcagaagcagcagaagcaAAAGGACCAGATTCAGAAGGACCAGATGCAGAAGCAGCAGATGCAGAAGGGCCAGATGCAAAAGCAGCCAACGCAGCAACAATCAAAGCAGCAGACGCAGAAGCAGCCAACGCAGCCGATTGGGCAAGCAATGCGATCTCTAGTTTGTTCTGTTGTGAAATCCTTTCCCCCCAGCATCACTGGTGCCACGCAACGTCCGGGTGGTCCTCGCTCCGTCATTCTTCGTCCTGCTCTGCGTCCTGCAAAGGATCTGCCAAGGGTGGCCATGATGCACGACTACGCTGGGGCTACACCGAGGATCTTTCCACAAAACTGTTCTCTGTGTAACATAACATGTGTTCATATGAAG GAATGGGTCTCCCACCAGAACTCCCGTTTCCACCTCGAGAGCTGCAAACTCCTCCGAAAACA atacCCAGAGTGGGATGGTGAGATAGCACTTGAGCCTGG TGCTGCAGGTAAAGATGATGAGCCCTCAACTTCTTTACAGACTTACCAGCAACATCAGACAGTCAGGCATAGATGTCGCTCCTGTTCCCGTTCCCGCTCGCCCAGCCCTCGTCGCCACCACGGCTCAGAGGGTAGAAGGGAGAAATGGAGGAGCCGATCACGTTCACCGCACAGCTCCAGATACACTCGCACAAATACCCAACCACCCTCCACACTGTACCGTGGATTGCATCGCAGCCGACCCGACCTTATGCTCATTGGCAGTAATGACACCAGCGACACTGAGTATGAGAGTGAAACTCGAGGAGAAGTTGCTGAGCAGATGAACAAGCAGCAGACACAGAAGGAGCAAATGCAACAacaatcaaagcagcagaggcagccAGTATTGCAGATGGGTTGGGGTGCATCGAGGTCTCCAGTTTTTTCTGCTGCGAAATCAGTTCCCTCTGCTTCTCACATCCCCAGCATCACTGTTGCCGTGCAACATCCCGGTGGTCCTCGCTTAATCGTTAttcctccagctctgcctcAGCCAGTCCCAGACCTGATGGACCTCATTCATCCGACACTGCCACCTTCCAACAGGCAGCCTCCGGCAAAGGTGGAGGTCTCCAAGGGATTCCACTCGCCGCCAGATTGTGAAATTACCAAATATGTTCCTGCTTCTCCAAGGACGAGTGACGAGAGACGATCGCCACCAAGGAGGACTGCCGAGACACAGTTGTCACCAAGGAGGACTGCCGAGACACGGTTGTCACCAAAGAGGAGTGATCCAAGACGATCGCcaccaaggaggagtgataACAGTCGATCGCCACCAAGGAGGACTGCCGAGAAACGGTCGCCACCAAGGAGGAGTGATCCAAGACGATCGTTACCAAGGAGGCTTGACGAGAGACGATCGCCACCAAGGAGGAGCGACGAGAGACGATCGCCACCAAGGAGGACTGACGAGAGACGATCGCCACCGAGGAGAAGTGTCCAGCTACGATCCCCTCAACGAAAGGAGTCGAGCAGTGCAGAGACGCTGGCTAACAAACTACTGGAAACATCAG CTGTCCAGTCTCTGTCAGACCAGTGTGGTCTGGAGGATTTGTTTAAAATTCTTGCTCCTGCCTTACTGGCTGAGCTAGACAAGATGAagtcctcatcatcatcatcatcatcatcatcatcatcaccctcctcctcttccataGGAGGAAAGCCCTCCTCGTCTTCTACTGcctcttcttcatccttctCCTCTAAAGCAAAGCTCAGCCTGCAGAAGAGCGAGGCAAGTTCTTCTGCAAAGACAAAG tCTGGTAAATCTTCCCCTCCAACCATGGTGAAACTAGAAGGGATTCATAGTTCTGTGTCTCGCAATGATGTGTTGGCTGCCGTGGAGCACTTTGGAAAAACTAAGTCAGTTTTACTCTTTCGGTCCAAACTGGAG gCAATCGTGTGTTTCGAGAAAGAGGAAGACGCAAAGAAATTGAAGAGCGTAAAAAGCCTAGATGTGAAAGGAGTGGCAATCATTGTTGACAGAGAAAAG TCCCAGGTGTTGCAGATGTTTATACGCTCCCCTGCTGCCGAAGACGCTGAACCAATGCAGGTTGTTGAAATGGGAGCTGAAGAAATTGCAGAAAAAACGACAACTACAGAGGCTGTACCAAGAAATTCAGCAGACAAATCCAGTGAGAGTCGACCACCAGACAGTACAGTTTCAGCTTCACCACACGTCCAGCAAAGCACCTCGTCAGAACCAGCGTCCACTACACAAAGACCGGAGACGGTTACCTCTGTTACTACCCCTCTGACGGTCGAGGAGTGTATTAAAAAACACCTGCGTCGAGACAGAACAA AGTTCTTCGAGAGAAAAAGCCTCTCAGGGGAAACGG TTTGA
- the znf638 gene encoding zinc finger protein 638 isoform X7 — protein sequence MHQPIDQGTHFTSTQRDEFLSSGTGMASYPMSSSSASLGHRHSGVESASGGDGRFNAPSEREHDMQSIPRLGDFDYPVPDKPAAPTESSRPKYTSESASSVLLHFGLETEDLDYLISFPDDQITPANLPFILRQIRIEKAKRAATAVQSKPCPEPQPARSVSGMDSHSLSSSGGVRMHQVEMSSTVLQPSKVIDYGHTGKYTGGIRDEIGRTSGSRANCGGTMLLMDTYDSNRHSREPLQKTTTEVKSSAFGSSHDQVSSEPLKEPEADRQSTSNTQPPSTLCCGVDRSRPGLVVIGSDDASGTKDQIKTPGQGSTVTEQMKKQQTQQQQPMQKEQMQKDQMQKDQIQKDQMQKVQIQKDKMQKDQMQKDQIQKDQTQKQQMQKEQTQKDQMQKDQIQKDQTQKQQMQKDQTQKQQMQKDQMQKHQMQKQQMQKDPIQKDQIQKDQMQKQQMQKQQMQKDPIQKDQMQKQQMQKDQMQKQQMQKDQMQKQQKQKDQIQKDQMQKQQMQKGQMQKQPTQQQSKQQTQKQPTQPIGQAMRSLVCSVVKSFPPSITGATQRPGGPRSVILRPALRPAKDLPRVAMMHDYAGATPRIFPQNCSLCNITCVHMKEWVSHQNSRFHLESCKLLRKQYPEWDGEIALEPGAAGKDDEPSTSLQTYQQHQTVRHRCRSCSRSRSPSPRRHHGSEGRREKWRSRSRSPHSSRYTRTNTQPPSTLYRGLHRSRPDLMLIGSNDTSDTEYESETRGEVAEQMNKQQTQKEQMQQQSKQQRQPVLQMGWGASRSPVFSAAKSVPSASHIPSITVAVQHPGGPRLIVIPPALPQPVPDLMDLIHPTLPPSNRQPPAKVEVSKGFHSPPDCEITKYVPASPRTSDERRSPPRRTAETQLSPRRTAETRLSPKRSDPRRSPPRRSDNSRSPPRRTAEKRSPPRRSDPRRSLPRRLDERRSPPRRSDERRSPPRRTDERRSPPRRSVQLRSPQRKESSSAETLANKLLETSAVQSLSDQCGLEDLFKILAPALLAELDKMKSSSSSSSSSSSSSHPRRC from the exons ATGCATCAGCCCATAGACCAGGGCACTCACTTTACCAGCACTCAAAGGGATGAATTTCTTTCCTCAGGCACAGGGATGGCCTCCTACCCAATgtcctccagctctgcctctctAGGACATAGACACTCGGGTGTTGAGAGTGCAAGCGGTGGTGACGGTAGGTTTAATGCCCCCAGTGAAAGAGAACATGATATGCAGTCCATTCCAAGGTTGGGCGATTTTGACTATCCAGTGCCGGACAAACCTGCGGCCCCTACGGAGTCCAGTCGACCCAAGTACACCTCTGAATCAGCTTCTAGCGTCCTTCTACACTTTGGACTTGAAACAGAAGACTTGGACTATCTCATCTCCTTCCCTGACGACCAGATCACCCCTGCTAACCTGCCGTTCATCTTGCGGCAAATCCGGATTGAGAAGGCTAAGAGAGCTGCAACTGCAGTTCAGTCAAAACCCTGCCCCGAACCCCAACCCGCCAGAAGTGTGAGTGGAATGGACAGTCACAGTTTGAGTAGTTCTGGAGGGGTGAGGATGCACCAGGTGGAAATGTCATCAACTGTTCTCCAACCGAGTAAAGTGATTGACTATGGACATACTGGCAAATATACTGGAGGGATTAGGGATGAGATTGGAAGGACCAGTGGCAGTAGAGCTAACTGTGGTGGGACAATGCTGCTAATGGACACTTACGACAGTAACAGACACAGTCGAGAACCACTACAGAAAACTACAACAGAGGTGAAAAGCAGTGCCTTTGGTTCTTCACATGACCAGGTGAGTTCTGAACCTCTGAAAGAACCAGAGGCAGATCGCCAGTCAACGTCGAATACCCAACCACCCTCCACTCTATGCTGTGGTGTAGATCGCAGTCGACCTGGCCTTGTGGTCATTGGCAGTGATGACGCCAGTGGCACTAAGGATCAGATTAAAACTCCAGGACAAGGGTCAACTGTTACTGAGCAGATGAAAAAGCAgcagacacagcagcagcagcctatGCAGAAGGAACAGATGCAGAAGGACCAGATGCAGAAGGACCAGATACAGAAGGACCAGATGCAGAAGGTCCAGATACAGAAGGACAAGATGCAGAAGGACCAGATGCAGAAGGACCAGATACAGAAGGACCAGACACAGAAGCAGCAGATGCAGAAGGAACAGACGCAGAAGGACCAGATGCAGAAGGACCAGATACAGAAGGACCAGACACAGAAGCAGCAGATGCAGAAGGACCAGACACAGAAGCAGCAGATGCAGAAGGACCAGATGCAGAAGCACCAGATGCAGAAGCAGCAGATGCAGAAGGACCCGATTCAGAAGGACCAGATTCAGAAGGACCAGATGCAGAAACAGCAGATGCAGAAGCAGCAGATGCAGAAGGACCCGATTCAGAAGGACCAGATGCAGAAGCAACAGATGCAGAAGGACCAGATGCAGAAGCAACAGATGCAGAAGGACCAGatgcagaagcagcagaagcaAAAGGACCAGATTCAGAAGGACCAGATGCAGAAGCAGCAGATGCAGAAGGGCCAGATGCAAAAGCAGCCAACGCAGCAACAATCAAAGCAGCAGACGCAGAAGCAGCCAACGCAGCCGATTGGGCAAGCAATGCGATCTCTAGTTTGTTCTGTTGTGAAATCCTTTCCCCCCAGCATCACTGGTGCCACGCAACGTCCGGGTGGTCCTCGCTCCGTCATTCTTCGTCCTGCTCTGCGTCCTGCAAAGGATCTGCCAAGGGTGGCCATGATGCACGACTACGCTGGGGCTACACCGAGGATCTTTCCACAAAACTGTTCTCTGTGTAACATAACATGTGTTCATATGAAG GAATGGGTCTCCCACCAGAACTCCCGTTTCCACCTCGAGAGCTGCAAACTCCTCCGAAAACA atacCCAGAGTGGGATGGTGAGATAGCACTTGAGCCTGG TGCTGCAGGTAAAGATGATGAGCCCTCAACTTCTTTACAGACTTACCAGCAACATCAGACAGTCAGGCATAGATGTCGCTCCTGTTCCCGTTCCCGCTCGCCCAGCCCTCGTCGCCACCACGGCTCAGAGGGTAGAAGGGAGAAATGGAGGAGCCGATCACGTTCACCGCACAGCTCCAGATACACTCGCACAAATACCCAACCACCCTCCACACTGTACCGTGGATTGCATCGCAGCCGACCCGACCTTATGCTCATTGGCAGTAATGACACCAGCGACACTGAGTATGAGAGTGAAACTCGAGGAGAAGTTGCTGAGCAGATGAACAAGCAGCAGACACAGAAGGAGCAAATGCAACAacaatcaaagcagcagaggcagccAGTATTGCAGATGGGTTGGGGTGCATCGAGGTCTCCAGTTTTTTCTGCTGCGAAATCAGTTCCCTCTGCTTCTCACATCCCCAGCATCACTGTTGCCGTGCAACATCCCGGTGGTCCTCGCTTAATCGTTAttcctccagctctgcctcAGCCAGTCCCAGACCTGATGGACCTCATTCATCCGACACTGCCACCTTCCAACAGGCAGCCTCCGGCAAAGGTGGAGGTCTCCAAGGGATTCCACTCGCCGCCAGATTGTGAAATTACCAAATATGTTCCTGCTTCTCCAAGGACGAGTGACGAGAGACGATCGCCACCAAGGAGGACTGCCGAGACACAGTTGTCACCAAGGAGGACTGCCGAGACACGGTTGTCACCAAAGAGGAGTGATCCAAGACGATCGCcaccaaggaggagtgataACAGTCGATCGCCACCAAGGAGGACTGCCGAGAAACGGTCGCCACCAAGGAGGAGTGATCCAAGACGATCGTTACCAAGGAGGCTTGACGAGAGACGATCGCCACCAAGGAGGAGCGACGAGAGACGATCGCCACCAAGGAGGACTGACGAGAGACGATCGCCACCGAGGAGAAGTGTCCAGCTACGATCCCCTCAACGAAAGGAGTCGAGCAGTGCAGAGACGCTGGCTAACAAACTACTGGAAACATCAG CTGTCCAGTCTCTGTCAGACCAGTGTGGTCTGGAGGATTTGTTTAAAATTCTTGCTCCTGCCTTACTGGCTGAGCTAGACAAGATGAagtcctcatcatcatcatcatcatcatcatcatcatc atctcaTCCACGAAGATGCTGA
- the znf638 gene encoding zinc finger protein 638 isoform X9 yields the protein MHQPIDQGTHFTSTQRDEFLSSGTGMASYPMSSSSASLGHRHSGVESASGGDGRFNAPSEREHDMQSIPRLGDFDYPVPDKPAAPTESSRPKYTSESASSVLLHFGLETEDLDYLISFPDDQITPANLPFILRQIRIEKAKRAATAVQSKPCPEPQPARSVSGMDSHSLSSSGGVRMHQVEMSSTVLQPSKVIDYGHTGKYTGGIRDEIGRTSGSRANCGGTMLLMDTYDSNRHSREPLQKTTTEVKSSAFGSSHDQVSSEPLKEPEADRQSTSNTQPPSTLCCGVDRSRPGLVVIGSDDASGTKDQIKTPGQGSTVTEQMKKQQTQQQQPMQKEQMQKDQMQKDQIQKDQMQKVQIQKDKMQKDQMQKDQIQKDQTQKQQMQKEQTQKDQMQKDQIQKDQTQKQQMQKDQTQKQQMQKDQMQKHQMQKQQMQKDPIQKDQIQKDQMQKQQMQKQQMQKDPIQKDQMQKQQMQKDQMQKQQMQKDQMQKQQKQKDQIQKDQMQKQQMQKGQMQKQPTQQQSKQQTQKQPTQPIGQAMRSLVCSVVKSFPPSITGATQRPGGPRSVILRPALRPAKDLPRVAMMHDYAGATPRIFPQNCSLCNITCVHMKEWVSHQNSRFHLESCKLLRKQYPEWDGEIALEPGAAGKDDEPSTSLQTYQQHQTVRHRCRSCSRSRSPSPRRHHGSEGRREKWRSRSRSPHSSRYTRTNTQPPSTLYRGLHRSRPDLMLIGSNDTSDTEYESETRGEVAEQMNKQQTQKEQMQQQSKQQRQPVLQMGWGASRSPVFSAAKSVPSASHIPSITVAVQHPGGPRLIVIPPALPQPVPDLMDLIHPTLPPSNRQPPAKVEVSKGFHSPPDCEITKYVPASPRTSDERRSPPRRTAETQLSPRRTAETRLSPKRSDPRRSPPRRSDNSRSPPRRTAEKRSPPRRSDPRRSLPRRLDERRSPPRRSDERRSPPRRTDERRSPPRRSVQLRSPQRKESSSAETLANKLLETSAVQSLSDQCGLEDLFKILAPALLAELDKMKSSSSSSSSSSHPRRC from the exons ATGCATCAGCCCATAGACCAGGGCACTCACTTTACCAGCACTCAAAGGGATGAATTTCTTTCCTCAGGCACAGGGATGGCCTCCTACCCAATgtcctccagctctgcctctctAGGACATAGACACTCGGGTGTTGAGAGTGCAAGCGGTGGTGACGGTAGGTTTAATGCCCCCAGTGAAAGAGAACATGATATGCAGTCCATTCCAAGGTTGGGCGATTTTGACTATCCAGTGCCGGACAAACCTGCGGCCCCTACGGAGTCCAGTCGACCCAAGTACACCTCTGAATCAGCTTCTAGCGTCCTTCTACACTTTGGACTTGAAACAGAAGACTTGGACTATCTCATCTCCTTCCCTGACGACCAGATCACCCCTGCTAACCTGCCGTTCATCTTGCGGCAAATCCGGATTGAGAAGGCTAAGAGAGCTGCAACTGCAGTTCAGTCAAAACCCTGCCCCGAACCCCAACCCGCCAGAAGTGTGAGTGGAATGGACAGTCACAGTTTGAGTAGTTCTGGAGGGGTGAGGATGCACCAGGTGGAAATGTCATCAACTGTTCTCCAACCGAGTAAAGTGATTGACTATGGACATACTGGCAAATATACTGGAGGGATTAGGGATGAGATTGGAAGGACCAGTGGCAGTAGAGCTAACTGTGGTGGGACAATGCTGCTAATGGACACTTACGACAGTAACAGACACAGTCGAGAACCACTACAGAAAACTACAACAGAGGTGAAAAGCAGTGCCTTTGGTTCTTCACATGACCAGGTGAGTTCTGAACCTCTGAAAGAACCAGAGGCAGATCGCCAGTCAACGTCGAATACCCAACCACCCTCCACTCTATGCTGTGGTGTAGATCGCAGTCGACCTGGCCTTGTGGTCATTGGCAGTGATGACGCCAGTGGCACTAAGGATCAGATTAAAACTCCAGGACAAGGGTCAACTGTTACTGAGCAGATGAAAAAGCAgcagacacagcagcagcagcctatGCAGAAGGAACAGATGCAGAAGGACCAGATGCAGAAGGACCAGATACAGAAGGACCAGATGCAGAAGGTCCAGATACAGAAGGACAAGATGCAGAAGGACCAGATGCAGAAGGACCAGATACAGAAGGACCAGACACAGAAGCAGCAGATGCAGAAGGAACAGACGCAGAAGGACCAGATGCAGAAGGACCAGATACAGAAGGACCAGACACAGAAGCAGCAGATGCAGAAGGACCAGACACAGAAGCAGCAGATGCAGAAGGACCAGATGCAGAAGCACCAGATGCAGAAGCAGCAGATGCAGAAGGACCCGATTCAGAAGGACCAGATTCAGAAGGACCAGATGCAGAAACAGCAGATGCAGAAGCAGCAGATGCAGAAGGACCCGATTCAGAAGGACCAGATGCAGAAGCAACAGATGCAGAAGGACCAGATGCAGAAGCAACAGATGCAGAAGGACCAGatgcagaagcagcagaagcaAAAGGACCAGATTCAGAAGGACCAGATGCAGAAGCAGCAGATGCAGAAGGGCCAGATGCAAAAGCAGCCAACGCAGCAACAATCAAAGCAGCAGACGCAGAAGCAGCCAACGCAGCCGATTGGGCAAGCAATGCGATCTCTAGTTTGTTCTGTTGTGAAATCCTTTCCCCCCAGCATCACTGGTGCCACGCAACGTCCGGGTGGTCCTCGCTCCGTCATTCTTCGTCCTGCTCTGCGTCCTGCAAAGGATCTGCCAAGGGTGGCCATGATGCACGACTACGCTGGGGCTACACCGAGGATCTTTCCACAAAACTGTTCTCTGTGTAACATAACATGTGTTCATATGAAG GAATGGGTCTCCCACCAGAACTCCCGTTTCCACCTCGAGAGCTGCAAACTCCTCCGAAAACA atacCCAGAGTGGGATGGTGAGATAGCACTTGAGCCTGG TGCTGCAGGTAAAGATGATGAGCCCTCAACTTCTTTACAGACTTACCAGCAACATCAGACAGTCAGGCATAGATGTCGCTCCTGTTCCCGTTCCCGCTCGCCCAGCCCTCGTCGCCACCACGGCTCAGAGGGTAGAAGGGAGAAATGGAGGAGCCGATCACGTTCACCGCACAGCTCCAGATACACTCGCACAAATACCCAACCACCCTCCACACTGTACCGTGGATTGCATCGCAGCCGACCCGACCTTATGCTCATTGGCAGTAATGACACCAGCGACACTGAGTATGAGAGTGAAACTCGAGGAGAAGTTGCTGAGCAGATGAACAAGCAGCAGACACAGAAGGAGCAAATGCAACAacaatcaaagcagcagaggcagccAGTATTGCAGATGGGTTGGGGTGCATCGAGGTCTCCAGTTTTTTCTGCTGCGAAATCAGTTCCCTCTGCTTCTCACATCCCCAGCATCACTGTTGCCGTGCAACATCCCGGTGGTCCTCGCTTAATCGTTAttcctccagctctgcctcAGCCAGTCCCAGACCTGATGGACCTCATTCATCCGACACTGCCACCTTCCAACAGGCAGCCTCCGGCAAAGGTGGAGGTCTCCAAGGGATTCCACTCGCCGCCAGATTGTGAAATTACCAAATATGTTCCTGCTTCTCCAAGGACGAGTGACGAGAGACGATCGCCACCAAGGAGGACTGCCGAGACACAGTTGTCACCAAGGAGGACTGCCGAGACACGGTTGTCACCAAAGAGGAGTGATCCAAGACGATCGCcaccaaggaggagtgataACAGTCGATCGCCACCAAGGAGGACTGCCGAGAAACGGTCGCCACCAAGGAGGAGTGATCCAAGACGATCGTTACCAAGGAGGCTTGACGAGAGACGATCGCCACCAAGGAGGAGCGACGAGAGACGATCGCCACCAAGGAGGACTGACGAGAGACGATCGCCACCGAGGAGAAGTGTCCAGCTACGATCCCCTCAACGAAAGGAGTCGAGCAGTGCAGAGACGCTGGCTAACAAACTACTGGAAACATCAG CTGTCCAGTCTCTGTCAGACCAGTGTGGTCTGGAGGATTTGTTTAAAATTCTTGCTCCTGCCTTACTGGCTGAGCTAGACAAGATGAagtcctcatcatcatcatcatcatcatc atctcaTCCACGAAGATGCTGA